From a single Rosa rugosa chromosome 7, drRosRugo1.1, whole genome shotgun sequence genomic region:
- the LOC133722716 gene encoding uncharacterized protein LOC133722716, with amino-acid sequence MDKSWIDLADRHSLAYYDAIDQFLTFAYINRDLGSRIYCPCRKCENRYLYVRLVVRQHLRDYGFFKKYRKWDKHGEPNHYVHPVDGNQNGIGLDCYMEDDMVRLVQEALGAPNVGTHDQTSEENSTNPNVGANEPTKKFLKLLEDANLPLYPGSKRHTALSYTVRLLQAKVLHGWTDKSFKTLLEIAKESMPEGVQLPKSYYEAQKLTEDLRFTYETVDACPNSCMLFRNEDINLDECRICKTSRWKDNNGSSNDVAALGKRKAAKQARYFPLKPRLQRLFMSSKTAKLMRWHGEERTDDGVFRHPADSLAWKDFDQKHTNFSGDIRNVRLGLASDGFNPFRSMNIVHSTWPIILVPYNLPPMMCMKQPFIFLSVLIDGPKAPGDKIDVYMQPLIEELKELYEDGVETFDAFSNEMFKMHAALLWTINDFPAYANLSGWSTKGEFACPSCNSESGYQRLKFGKKASYMTHRRWLPYDHKYRADSRSFNGNTEYRRKPKTLSGADLLAQLESNGVLTEYKREDLERRKVLGVQKPDNDPLMKKKHNWKKKSIFYELPYWKDNLIRHNLDVMHIEKNICDNVLFSILGVAGKSKDNLNSRRDLELMGIREQYHLKRRESGTEYADPAEFEMNNKGKDMFFSALSGSRMPDGAASNIARRVRLHDRSIGGLKSHDNHILLQQLIPLFIRSSLPENVVQALIDLGSFFKQLCSMDNCAADLEKARARIVLTLCELEKIFPPSFFDIMEHLPIHLADEALIAGAVIFRWMYPIERYLLTLKEYVRNRACPEASMAKGYLMEECMNFCTQYLNDVESKFNRPARKKNDDDINKGKDFVLEEITRTQAHRWILFHTEAVTPFLNEHLITIRRQFPAANEHYVQRVHFREFANWFKEHVINLQRTSSVLLSEEVIALSNSPSPSAKRLTSYNANGFFFRVKSLDNHRSTQNSGVTLQADKNLSIDSSPYYGRLTDIIKISYGIDIKYVLFKCDWVNPATGIKLDHFNFPLVNFKRLLYKNDCIGDEPFILASQAHQVWYALDPSGQEWLNVVDMPSRDLSLVQTNNTEEAGISSESMDVEMDD; translated from the exons ATGGACAAATCATGGATAGATTTAGCAGATAGACATTCTCTAGCATATTATGATGCAATAGATCAATTTTTGACTTTTGCATACATCAATAGGGATCTGGGTTCAAGGATTTATTGTCCTTGCAGAAAGTGCGAAAATCGTTATCTCTATGTAAGATTAGTTGTGCGGCAGCATCTTCGTGATTATGGTTTCTTTAAGAAGTATAGGAAATGGGATAAACATGGTGAGCCTAATCATTATGTTCATCCAGTGGATGGAAATCAAAATGGTATTGGGTTAGATTgttatatggaggatgatatggtCAGACTTGTCCAAGAAGCTTTAGGAGCTCCTAATGTAGGAACACATGATCAGACTAGTGAAGAAAACTCAACTAATCCTAATGTAGGGGCAAACGAACCTACCAAGAAGTTCTTGAAACTTCTTGAGGATGCAAACCTTCCATTGTATCCGGGTTCTAAGAGACACACAGCTTTGTCATATACAGTTCGTCTTTTGCAAGCGAAGGTGCTCCATGGATGGACAGATAAATCCTTCAAAACTTTACTTGAGATAGCAAAAGAATCTATGCCTGAAGGTGTGCAACTTCCCAAGTCATATTATGAAGCCCAGAAGTTAACAGAAGATCTCAGATTCACTTATGAAACAGTAGATGCATGTCCTAACAGTTGTATGTTGTTTAGAAATGAAGACATAAATTTGGATGAATGCAGAATATGCAAGACATCTCGATGGAAAGATAACAATGGTAGTTCAAATGATGTTGCAGCACTTGGGAAACGAAAAGCAGCAAAACAAGCAAGATATTTTCCTTTAAAACCAAGGTTACAAAGGTTGTTTATGTCTTCAAAAACAGCAAAGCTTATGAGATGGCATGGAGAGGAAAGAACCGATGATGGTGTGTTTAGGCATCCTGCAGACTCTCTTGCATGGAAAGATTTTGACCAAAAACACACAAATTTTTCGGGAGACATTCGCAATGTAAGGCTTGGGTTAGCATCTGATGGATTCAACCCATTTAGGTCTATGAATATAGTTCATAGTACCTGGCCTATCATATTGGTTCCCTACAATTTACCACCTATGATGTGCATGAAGCAGCCCTTTATATTTTTATCTGTTCTTATTGATGGTCCTAAGGCACCCGGTGATAAAATTGATGTCTACATGCAGCCACTCATTGAAGAATTGAAGGAACTATATGAAGATGGTGTAGAAACATTTGATGCATTCAGCAATGAAATGTTTAAAATGCATGCTGCATTGTTGTGGACGATTAATGACTTTCCTGCCTATGCTAACTTGTCGGGGTGGAGTACAAAAGGTGAATTTGCTTGCCCATCATGCAACTCTGAAAGTGGTTACCAGCGGTTGAAGTTTGGTAAAAAAGCTTCATACATGACTCATCGGCGGTGGTTACCCTATGATCACAAGTATCGAGCAGATTCAAGGTCATTTAATGGCAATACAGAATATAGAAGGAAGCCTAAAACTTTATCTGGCGCAGATCTTCTTGCACAATTGGAATCAAATGGTGTTCTTACAGAGTACAAGCGGGAAGATCTAGAGCGAAGGAAGGTGCTTGGGGTGCAAAAACCTGATAATGATCCTTTGATGAAAAAGAAGCATAATTGGAAGAAGAAAAGTATATTTTATGAGCTTCCATATTGGAAAGACAACCTGATACGTCACAACCTTGACGTGATGCATATAGAAAAGAACATTTGTGATAATGTTCTTTTCTCAATATTAGGAGTTGCTGGAAAGTCTAAGGACAATTTGAATTCTCGTCGTGATCTGGAACTTATGGGAATTAGGGAGCAGTATCATCTAAAGAGGAGAGAGTCCGGTACAGAGTATGCTGATCCtgctgagtttgagatgaacaATAAGGGGAAAGATATGTTCTTTTCAGCCTTATCAGGATCACGAATGCCAGATGGAGCTGCTTCCAATATTGCACGTCGAGTACGTTTACATGATCGTAGTATTGGAGGTCTTAAGAGCCACGATAACCATATTCTATTGCAGCAACTTATTCCTTTATTTATAAGAAGTTCTTTACCAGAGAATGTGGTTCAGGCCTTGATTGATCTGGGTAGTTTTTTTAAACAGTTATGCTCAATGGATAATTGTGCAGCAGATCTAGAAAAGGCTCGTGCTCGTATAGTGCTGACACTTTGTGAACTTGAGAAGATATTTCCGCCATCATTCTTTGATATAATGGAGCATTTACCAATTCATTTAGCTGATGAAGCATTAATTGCTGGTGCTGTAATTTTTCGGTGGATGTACCCTATTGAGAGGTATCTACTGACCTTGAAGGAATATGTGCGGAATCGGGCTTGTCCTGAAGCATCAATGGCTAAAGGTTATTTGATGGAAGAGTGCATGAACTTCTGTACTCAGTATCTCAATGATGTGGAAAGCAAGTTTAATAGACcagcaaggaaaaaaaatgatgacGATATAAACAAGGGAAAAGACTTTGTACTTGAGGAAATTACTCGAACACAAGCTCATCGATGGATCTTATTCCATACAGAAGCAGTCACACCATTTCTCAA TGAACATCTTATTACTATTCGACGACAATTTCCTGCTGCAAATGAACACTATGTTCAGAGAGTTCATTTTCGGGAATTTGCAAACTGGTTTAAGGAGCAT GTTATCAATTTGCAAAGAACAAGTTCTGTATTGTTAAGTGAAGAAGTTATTGCTTTGTCTAATTCTCCTAGTCCATCAGCAAAGAGATTGACTTCTTACAATGCGAATGGGTttttctttcgagtgaaaagtCTTGATAATCATCGCTCAACACAGAATAGTGGTGTAACTTTACAAGCAGACAAGAATCTTTCTATTGACTCTTCACCATACTATGGGAGATTGACAGATATTATCAAAATCTCTTAtggtattgatatcaaatatGTTTTGTTTAAGTGTGATTGGGTTAATCCTGCTACAGGTATAAAGTTAGACCATTTTAACTTTCCTTTAGTTAACTTCAAGCGTTTGTTGTACAAAAATGATTGCATAGGGGATGAACCCTTCATATTGGCATCTCAAGCTCATCAAGTTTGGTATGCTCTAGATCCTTCAGGGCAAGAATGGCTGAATGTTGTTGACATGCCTTCAAGAGACTTATCCCTTGTGCAAACTAACAATACTGAAGAAGCTGGTATTTCAAGCGAGTCAatggatgttgaaatggatgaTTGA